In a single window of the Elaeis guineensis isolate ETL-2024a chromosome 6, EG11, whole genome shotgun sequence genome:
- the LOC140858814 gene encoding uncharacterized protein, which yields MVPRSKQRSSAMETVIPKVSKGAQKLRTVGNGKDVHIRGCSGQLIVMDNHKHKRWMECSRVSKDYLDGVESFLNSAFKSGSNDEKIPCPCKKCVRYYHRNHAEIYDHHVVNGIMHGYDALESITYATISNGVTINGEETSTGNGMVEMIREVFGVYDEVNLNSNTEPLSEANLKRFIESESIEHSLPDVEKFNKVMEDAEKELYPSCKDFTKLSFLLHLYLVKCLYGWCNSSFDVLLDILRRVYPNSEIPKSFNKAKKVIESLGLKYEKIDACPNDCLLFRKEYANDDSCSKCEASRWKNNENDQLNDILTSKKWKKKKVSMKIIRYFPLKWRLQRLFMSSKTATLMRWHARNRKKENNILRHPTDSEAWENLDQRYPEFAKECRNVRLGLASDGFNPFGTIRSVYRT from the coding sequence GACAGCTAATTGTTATGGATAATCATAAACACAAGAGATGGATGGAGTGTAGTAGAGTGAGTAAGGATTACTTGGATGGGGTAGAGAGTTTTCTTAATTCAgcattcaaatctggatctaatgATGAAAAAATCCCTTGTCCTTGCAAAAAGTGTGTACGTTATTATCATAGAAATCATGCAGAGATTTATGATCACCATGTAGTCAATGGTATAATGCATGGGTATGATGCTTTGGAGTCTATTACATATGCAACCATTTCTAATGGAGTCACTATTAATGGGGAAGAAACATCTACAGGCAATGGTATGGTCGAAATGATACGTGAAGTATTTGGAGTTTATGATGaagtaaatttaaattcaaatacagAGCCTTTAAGTGAGGCAAATTTAAAAAGATTTATAGAATCAGAATCTATAGAGCATTCTTTGCCAGATGTTGAAAAATTTAATAAAGTGATGGAAGATGCAGAGAAAGAATTATATCCAAGCTGCAAGGATTTTACAAAATTATCCTTTTTGTTACATTTATATCTTGTGAAGTGTTTGTATGGATGGTGCAACTCGAGCTTTGATGTGTTGTTAGATATTCTGAGGCGTGTATATCCTAACAGTGAGATACCAAAATCTTTCAATAAAGCAAAAAAGGTTATTGAATCGCTGGGGCTTAAGTATGAGAAGATTGATGCTTGTCCCAATGATTGTCTTTTATTTAGAAAAGAATATGCTAATGATGATTCATGCTCAAAATGTGAGGCTTCTCGATGGAAAAATAATGAGAATGATCAACTCAATGATATATTAACTTCAAagaaatggaagaagaagaaagtttcTATGAAGATTATAAGATATTTTCCCTTGAAATGGAGACTCCAAAGGTTGTTTATGTCATCTAAAACAGCAACTTTGATGAGATGGCATGCAAGGAACCGTAAGAAGGAAAATAATATTTTGAGGCATCCAACTGATTCTGAAGCATGGGAAAATTTGGACCAAAGGTATCCAGAATTTGCAAAAGAGTGTCGTAATGTCAGGTTGGGGCTAGCTAGCGATGGGTTTAATCCGTTTGGGACAATACGAAGTGTATACCGCACATGA